The nucleotide window TTATTTTCTGAATTGTAAGCTATTCCATTTAAAACATCATCTTCATCTACTAATTTTTGTGTTTTTTGCATTTCTTTTACTAAGCCTTTTAGATTTATAATTCCTTCTACTACACCATTTTTAGGATTGATAATAGCAATTAATGGTTTTTGCCAATAATTAGCGTAAATTTTACCATTAATTAATTCAAGTTCATTTAATTTTTCTAAAGAAAGTTTATTGGTGTAGGCTTGTATATTTCTTTTTTCTTGTTGATTATTAGGGTTTAAAAACCAAATTTTATTTGTGCCATCAGATTTTATTAGTTCATCTTTACTATGAGTTAATCCCCATCCTTCATTACTATTATTGTAATTAAATTCTCCTAACTTTTTAAAACTTTCTAAATCATAAATAAAACCTTTACGAGCTTGCCAAGTTAGCCAATAAATTTTGTTTTTAAAGATGGTCATTCCTTCTCCAAAGTATTTTTTATCTAAGTCAATTTTTTGTATAACTTTTCCTGTTTCCAGTTCTACTTTTCTTAAAGAAGATTTCCCTCTTTTTCCAGTTGTTTCATATAAAAAACCGTTATAGAATTCTAGTCCTTGTGTATAAGCATTTTTGTCATGAGGATAAGTATTTATAATTTTATATTTATAACTATCATATTTTTTGTTAGCTAAAACCTCAATAGAATTATTTAGTTTTTTTGATTTTTTCGGATAAAAAACAACTGCAGTTACAGCATGTTTACCGACTCCAAAATCATTTGTATTTATAGCAATACTGGTTTCTTTATTATTAATACGTTTACTGTTTACATATAAATGAACAGAATCAATTGCATCTCCCTTTAATTGTTCAAGTTTAACAGCAGCCT belongs to Tenacibaculum sp. MAR_2010_89 and includes:
- a CDS encoding glutaminyl-peptide cyclotransferase codes for the protein MRIYKYLTILALPIIALTSCSETSYKFKLSTSKKVKLGDKAAVKLEQLKGDAIDSVHLYVNSKRINNKETSIAINTNDFGVGKHAVTAVVFYPKKSKKLNNSIEVLANKKYDSYKYKIINTYPHDKNAYTQGLEFYNGFLYETTGKRGKSSLRKVELETGKVIQKIDLDKKYFGEGMTIFKNKIYWLTWQARKGFIYDLESFKKLGEFNYNNSNEGWGLTHSKDELIKSDGTNKIWFLNPNNQQEKRNIQAYTNKLSLEKLNELELINGKIYANYWQKPLIAIINPKNGVVEGIINLKGLVKEMQKTQKLVDEDDVLNGIAYNSENNHLYVTGKHWGKLFEIELVKQ